A genomic window from Chloroflexota bacterium includes:
- a CDS encoding ABC transporter substrate-binding protein: MLPIHRALTIGVLALQVGCAAPAQKNDTAQAGSGAAPGPSTPKRIVIGIAGDLPVLNLKVIRSVFAYTSPGGTEVEDLLVDGLADLDDDKVPQAKLAEAVPSLENGLWKLLPDGTMETTWHIRENARWHDGEPFTTDDLLFTMTLGRDRELPVFRDATFALIDKIEASDARTITVTWSQPFIQADTLFTKDLAQPLPKHILETPYLADKASFAQLPFWNSEFVSTGPFRVKSFAPGTGVGLEAFDDYVLGRPKIDEIEVRFILDTTTLLATVYSGAVDATMGRGIALDQALQARDAWPDGQEIMAPNAWVVIFPQLLDPNPASVADVRFRRAVMYGLDRQQMVDTIESGVTDVAHAILNPKDPEYAAIKDDIVRYDYDPRQAARLIEEVGYSRGQDGFYRDATGQRLGVEIWASGESKTMIATADAWRQIGVDANPVVLPPQRWNDREYVANFPAFRMQRQPNSAANLRGFQSIQTPRPETHWVGNNYSRYDSPDLDALIDKYFTTVPKAERARALGAVIHHMTDVLNVMGLFYDVQPTLVSNRITGMTSPETGWNAHLWDVR, translated from the coding sequence ATGCTGCCCATCCATCGCGCCTTGACCATCGGTGTCCTCGCGCTCCAGGTCGGCTGCGCCGCGCCCGCTCAAAAAAACGATACCGCCCAGGCGGGCAGCGGCGCGGCGCCGGGACCCTCGACGCCCAAGCGCATCGTCATCGGCATCGCGGGCGATCTCCCAGTCCTCAACCTCAAGGTCATCCGGTCGGTCTTCGCCTACACGTCGCCGGGCGGGACCGAGGTCGAAGACCTCCTGGTCGACGGGCTCGCGGATCTGGACGACGACAAGGTTCCCCAGGCGAAGCTGGCCGAGGCGGTTCCATCTCTCGAGAACGGGCTGTGGAAGCTCCTGCCGGACGGAACGATGGAGACAACCTGGCACATTCGGGAGAACGCCCGCTGGCACGACGGGGAGCCCTTCACCACGGACGATCTCCTGTTCACCATGACCCTGGGAAGGGACCGAGAGCTTCCAGTCTTTCGCGACGCGACCTTCGCCCTGATCGACAAGATCGAGGCGAGCGACGCGCGCACGATTACGGTCACCTGGTCGCAGCCGTTCATCCAGGCCGACACGCTTTTCACCAAGGATCTGGCGCAGCCGCTTCCCAAGCACATCCTCGAAACGCCCTACCTAGCGGACAAGGCGAGCTTCGCCCAGCTTCCGTTCTGGAATTCGGAGTTCGTCAGTACCGGGCCGTTCCGAGTCAAGTCGTTCGCGCCGGGGACGGGCGTGGGACTCGAGGCATTCGACGATTACGTGCTCGGCCGGCCGAAGATCGACGAGATCGAGGTGCGGTTCATTCTCGACACGACGACGCTGCTCGCGACCGTCTATTCGGGCGCGGTCGACGCGACGATGGGTCGCGGGATCGCGCTGGACCAGGCGCTCCAGGCGCGGGACGCCTGGCCGGACGGTCAGGAGATCATGGCGCCCAACGCGTGGGTCGTGATCTTCCCGCAGCTTCTCGATCCCAACCCCGCTTCCGTGGCCGACGTTCGCTTCCGTCGCGCGGTGATGTACGGCCTCGATCGCCAGCAGATGGTGGACACGATCGAGTCCGGTGTGACGGACGTCGCCCACGCGATCCTGAATCCCAAGGATCCCGAGTACGCGGCCATCAAAGATGACATCGTCCGCTACGACTATGACCCACGCCAGGCTGCGCGCCTGATCGAGGAAGTCGGCTACAGTCGCGGCCAGGACGGCTTCTATCGCGACGCGACGGGCCAGCGACTCGGGGTCGAGATCTGGGCCAGCGGCGAATCCAAGACGATGATCGCGACGGCAGACGCGTGGCGCCAGATTGGCGTCGACGCGAACCCCGTCGTCCTCCCACCCCAGCGCTGGAACGACCGCGAGTACGTGGCGAACTTCCCGGCGTTTCGCATGCAGCGCCAGCCCAACTCGGCCGCCAATCTGCGCGGCTTCCAGTCGATCCAGACGCCGCGTCCGGAGACTCATTGGGTGGGCAACAATTACTCGCGCTACGACAGTCCTGATCTGGACGCCCTCATCGACAAGTACTTCACCACGGTGCCGAAAGCAGAGCGCGCTCGCGCCCTGGGAGCCGTGATCCATCACATGACGGACGTGCTCAACGTCATGGGACTGTTCTACGACGTACAGCCAACCCTCGTCTCCAACCGAATCACAGGGATGACGAGTCCCGAAACCGGATGGAATGCTCACCTCTGGGACGTTCGGTAG
- a CDS encoding isoprenylcysteine carboxylmethyltransferase family protein: protein MEWARDLLRRTPNRTFVLYPAVVLGTKLIGGHGRAALSWGFAPLLAWGYLEYRLCGLYRRRLGRGGPGIDLPPEDLVTSGPYAVVRNPMYLGHIIFLVGLALFARSWFGAVIAAGTAWWFNQRVKEDERRLRDQFGQRYVEYQARVPRWIPRIFS from the coding sequence ATGGAGTGGGCGCGCGACCTGCTGCGACGGACGCCGAACCGCACGTTCGTCCTGTATCCGGCCGTCGTCCTGGGGACGAAGCTCATCGGCGGGCACGGTAGAGCAGCACTGTCGTGGGGATTTGCGCCGCTCCTTGCCTGGGGATATCTCGAATACCGCCTGTGTGGCTTGTATCGGCGGCGGCTGGGCCGGGGCGGGCCGGGAATTGACCTACCGCCGGAAGATCTCGTCACCTCAGGTCCGTACGCGGTCGTACGCAATCCGATGTACCTCGGGCACATCATCTTTCTCGTTGGCCTGGCGCTCTTCGCGCGCTCGTGGTTCGGGGCCGTGATCGCGGCGGGCACCGCGTGGTGGTTCAACCAACGCGTCAAGGAAGATGAGCGGCGCCTGCGCGACCAGTTCGGCCAGCGCTACGTCGAGTACCAGGCGCGCGTACCTCGCTGGATCCCTCGCATTTTCTCGTGA
- a CDS encoding nitronate monooxygenase family protein, which translates to MLATRFTEAVHLLHPIALGGMGVGTSPQLAAAVCQAGGLGVLGATHIPAGRIGASVSEIREATDRPFGLNFLLAFAGEEALAAGFAARPSVLSFAWPRPDQRINEYFARAHEAGALVMHMVSTAGDAVRAAEAGADILVAQGTEGGGHVGQMGTVVLVRQCAKAVPERPLLAAGGIADGAGLAAALALGADGVLLGTRFLATVEAPIHENYKQAILASDGTDSVLTDIPDIAQGRVWPGAMDRVLRTRLIEEFIGREWLVRQQRPQIAARLARAREVGDVADGSLGTGQVAGLIDSIEPAGELVARIAREAEATLARLGGIVAGPVR; encoded by the coding sequence GTGCTTGCAACGCGATTTACGGAAGCCGTCCACCTTCTGCACCCCATCGCTCTGGGTGGGATGGGCGTCGGCACGTCGCCCCAGCTGGCGGCCGCGGTGTGCCAAGCCGGCGGGCTCGGGGTGCTCGGCGCGACGCACATTCCAGCCGGCCGCATCGGCGCGAGCGTCTCGGAAATCCGTGAGGCGACGGACCGGCCCTTCGGCCTGAACTTCTTGCTCGCCTTTGCCGGCGAGGAGGCGCTGGCCGCCGGGTTCGCAGCCCGACCGAGCGTGCTCTCGTTCGCCTGGCCGCGACCGGACCAGCGGATCAACGAGTATTTCGCGCGCGCGCACGAGGCCGGCGCGCTCGTCATGCATATGGTGTCGACGGCGGGGGACGCGGTGCGCGCGGCTGAGGCGGGCGCGGACATTCTGGTCGCGCAGGGAACCGAGGGGGGCGGGCACGTCGGCCAAATGGGCACCGTCGTCCTCGTGCGGCAGTGCGCCAAGGCCGTGCCGGAGCGACCGCTCCTCGCCGCGGGCGGAATCGCCGATGGCGCGGGCCTCGCCGCAGCCCTGGCCCTCGGAGCCGACGGCGTCCTCCTCGGCACGCGGTTTCTCGCGACGGTCGAGGCGCCCATTCACGAGAACTACAAGCAGGCGATCCTTGCGAGTGACGGGACGGACTCGGTGCTGACCGACATCCCGGACATCGCGCAGGGCCGGGTGTGGCCGGGCGCGATGGACCGCGTCCTCCGCACCCGACTCATCGAGGAGTTCATCGGCCGCGAGTGGCTCGTCCGCCAGCAGCGACCGCAGATCGCGGCGCGCCTCGCCCGCGCCCGCGAGGTTGGCGATGTCGCGGACGGCTCCCTGGGGACCGGCCAGGTGGCGGGGCTCATCGACAGCATCGAGCCGGCCGGGGAACTTGTCGCCCGAATCGCCCGCGAGGCCGAGGCCACCCTTGCCCGCCTGGGCGGGATCGTCGCGGG